A genomic stretch from Pseudomonas mendocina includes:
- a CDS encoding PilZ domain-containing protein — MRRYLRHPTEMPVELVVRKQRFIPRQRLHNISLGGVACNSPRPFRRGTAVDMRIPLFGSQACYPGLVAWSRKEGEAYVIGIAFVDHETVFRVRMIEQVCSIEQYRRQLELEKGSAQTFDSAAKAWIEQHANTFGLDTKPS, encoded by the coding sequence ATGCGTCGTTATTTGCGTCATCCGACAGAAATGCCTGTCGAGCTGGTGGTGCGCAAGCAAAGATTTATACCACGTCAGCGCCTGCATAATATAAGTCTGGGTGGCGTTGCATGTAACAGCCCGCGGCCGTTCCGGCGCGGTACAGCGGTTGACATGCGCATCCCTTTATTCGGCTCACAAGCTTGTTATCCGGGGCTCGTGGCCTGGAGTCGAAAGGAGGGGGAGGCCTATGTGATCGGCATTGCGTTTGTCGATCACGAGACCGTATTCAGGGTGCGGATGATCGAGCAAGTCTGCTCTATTGAGCAGTATCGGCGTCAATTGGAGTTGGAAAAAGGCTCTGCGCAAACGTTCGATTCAGCGGCTAAAGCCTGGATTGAGCAGCATGCCAATACCTTTGGGCTCGATACAAAACCCTCTTGA
- a CDS encoding thioredoxin family protein: MELTDLDADHRLLALPGVSLLIFTSTGCSSCRWARQHLPGLDLPVDRLAWIDAGSNGGLVSRYEVFHLPTLFAIRDGQFYGPVQAKLNLNDLTEALNTALLRPAEELP, translated from the coding sequence CTGGAACTGACTGATCTCGATGCAGATCATCGCCTGCTCGCCCTGCCCGGCGTTAGCCTGCTGATTTTCACCAGCACCGGCTGCAGCAGCTGTCGCTGGGCAAGGCAGCATTTGCCGGGACTAGATCTTCCTGTTGATCGCCTGGCCTGGATAGACGCTGGCAGCAATGGCGGCCTGGTCTCGCGCTATGAGGTGTTTCACCTCCCGACACTCTTTGCCATTCGAGATGGCCAGTTTTACGGCCCGGTTCAAGCCAAATTGAACCTAAACGATTTAACCGAGGCGCTGAACACAGCCCTGTTACGCCCAGCAGAGGAACTCCCTTGA
- a CDS encoding putative 2-dehydropantoate 2-reductase, with the protein MNATPRIGIIGSGAIGGFYGLMLARAGLDVHFLLRSEYQAVAENGLRLNSAVHGNLTLNPVQAYQSVADMPKCDWLLVCAKSTSNNELAPLIIQAAADDAKIVMMQNGLAVEDELRPLLPDSLHLIAGLCYICAHRSAPGVVEHQSLGNLNLVYHSGPAEDDSARQHIVEQGSDVFKQGGLECGTLSNVTQARWQKLVWNAPYNGLSALLNCDTQRIMQHSDSRALTAAIMQEVIDVAIACGYQMPNNFASKLLAVTDRMPDYLPSMYHDFALKRPMELHAIYEVALQAAAEVGIAMPRTEMLYQSLRFISQRPQPE; encoded by the coding sequence ATGAATGCAACACCCCGTATTGGCATTATTGGCTCTGGTGCCATTGGCGGTTTTTACGGCCTTATGCTGGCCCGTGCAGGCCTTGACGTGCACTTTCTACTGCGTAGCGAATATCAAGCTGTTGCTGAAAACGGCCTGCGACTTAATAGTGCTGTGCATGGCAACCTGACCCTCAACCCCGTGCAGGCGTATCAATCTGTCGCCGATATGCCTAAATGCGACTGGTTATTGGTGTGTGCTAAATCCACCAGCAATAACGAACTGGCACCACTTATCATTCAGGCTGCCGCAGATGACGCCAAAATCGTGATGATGCAAAACGGCCTGGCTGTCGAGGACGAATTGCGCCCACTGCTGCCGGACTCGCTGCATCTGATTGCTGGTCTTTGCTATATCTGCGCACACCGCAGCGCACCTGGAGTGGTCGAGCATCAGTCACTGGGCAACCTCAACCTGGTCTACCACTCAGGCCCGGCAGAAGATGACAGCGCCCGACAGCACATCGTTGAGCAAGGCAGTGATGTCTTCAAACAAGGCGGCTTGGAGTGCGGGACGCTGTCCAACGTCACGCAGGCGCGCTGGCAAAAACTGGTCTGGAATGCCCCTTACAACGGCCTTTCAGCCCTGCTCAATTGCGACACCCAGCGCATCATGCAGCACTCTGACAGCCGCGCCCTGACAGCGGCCATCATGCAAGAGGTGATAGACGTAGCCATCGCATGCGGCTACCAGATGCCCAACAATTTTGCGAGCAAGCTCTTGGCAGTCACTGATCGTATGCCAGACTACCTGCCAAGCATGTATCACGACTTTGCCCTGAAACGGCCCATGGAATTACACGCCATTTATGAGGTAGCACTGCAAGCTGCAGCTGAAGTGGGTATTGCCATGCCCCGTACAGAAATGCTTTATCAGAGCCTGCGATTCATCAGCCAGCGGCCACAACCCGAGTAG
- a CDS encoding 5'-nucleotidase, translated as MSKGLDDKLVLAISSSALFNLRESHQVYENEGVEAYRQYQIEHEEEILQPGDAFPLVEKLLGLNTALKQERVEVILVSRNSADTGLRAFNSIQHHGLNISRAAFVGGRSPEPYLAAFGCHLFLSTHAEDVRRALASGFAAATILSGGSRRAASPELRIAFDGDAVLFSDESERVYQQGGLEAFQSHERQSARELLGGGPFKPFLAALHSLQQEFPNDQCPIRTALVTARSAPAHERVIRTLREWNIRLDESFFLGGLDKSSFLETFGADVFFDDQAGHCERARDVVATGHVPHGVSNEQQL; from the coding sequence ATGAGCAAGGGACTCGACGACAAGCTGGTTTTAGCGATCTCCTCCAGCGCGCTTTTCAATCTGCGTGAGAGCCATCAGGTATATGAAAACGAAGGCGTCGAAGCCTATCGCCAATACCAGATCGAGCATGAAGAGGAGATTCTCCAACCCGGCGACGCGTTCCCCCTTGTCGAAAAACTCCTGGGCCTCAATACGGCGCTTAAGCAGGAACGCGTTGAGGTGATTTTGGTATCGCGTAACAGTGCAGACACTGGCCTGCGCGCATTCAACTCGATCCAGCATCACGGCCTGAACATCTCTCGGGCAGCATTTGTCGGCGGACGCAGCCCAGAACCCTATCTGGCTGCGTTCGGCTGTCACCTGTTTCTCTCCACCCACGCTGAAGATGTGCGCCGTGCGCTGGCCTCTGGCTTTGCAGCAGCCACCATTCTTTCCGGCGGTTCACGGCGCGCGGCCAGCCCTGAACTGCGAATTGCCTTTGATGGCGATGCGGTTCTCTTTTCAGACGAGTCTGAACGGGTTTATCAGCAAGGCGGCCTTGAGGCCTTTCAAAGCCACGAGCGGCAGTCAGCGCGCGAGTTATTGGGAGGCGGCCCGTTTAAGCCTTTCCTAGCGGCTTTGCACAGTTTGCAGCAGGAGTTCCCTAACGATCAGTGCCCTATCCGTACCGCGCTCGTCACCGCTCGCTCTGCACCGGCCCATGAACGGGTTATCCGCACCTTACGCGAATGGAATATCCGCCTAGACGAATCTTTTTTCCTCGGTGGACTGGATAAATCCTCATTTCTTGAAACATTTGGTGCTGACGTTTTTTTCGATGACCAAGCCGGACACTGTGAACGAGCTCGCGATGTTGTCGCCACAGGGCACGTTCCACATGGCGTAAGTAACGAGCAGCAGCTTTAA
- a CDS encoding universal stress protein gives MIRSIVYATDLGIYAPYVLQHALALARSFKASLYVVHAVEPMGLYAQSVLKTYLDEHELEELQHNGLNSVMKHLKERVLAGFREEIDDLSNDIKLIKAVHVRQGDPPSVILDEVRQLGADLLVLGSHSHGTNLSVPLGRTASRLVQLCEVPVYLVPMLQHRTHSGSSKLPN, from the coding sequence ATGATTCGCTCTATTGTCTATGCCACTGATCTTGGAATTTATGCACCCTACGTCTTGCAGCACGCGCTCGCTCTAGCTCGGTCATTCAAAGCAAGCCTGTATGTCGTACACGCAGTGGAGCCGATGGGCCTGTACGCACAGTCTGTATTGAAAACTTACCTGGATGAACATGAGCTGGAAGAGCTGCAGCACAACGGGCTTAACAGCGTCATGAAGCACCTCAAAGAAAGGGTTCTTGCAGGCTTCAGAGAAGAAATCGACGATCTAAGCAATGACATCAAGCTGATCAAAGCCGTTCATGTCCGCCAGGGAGACCCTCCCAGCGTTATCTTGGATGAAGTCCGTCAATTGGGCGCAGATCTACTGGTACTTGGCAGTCATAGTCATGGAACTAATCTCAGTGTCCCGCTTGGCCGCACAGCCTCCAGATTGGTTCAGCTGTGCGAGGTGCCTGTCTACCTGGTGCCAATGCTTCAGCACCGTACACATAGTGGAAGCTCAAAGCTTCCCAATTAA
- the cysB gene encoding HTH-type transcriptional regulator CysB gives MKLQQLRYIWEVAHHDLNVSATAQSLYTSQPGISKQIRLLEDELGVEVFARSGKHLTRITPAGERIINTAGEILRKVESIKQIAQEFSNEKKGTLSIATTHTQARYALPPVISNFIKQYPDVSLHMHQGTPMQISEMAADGTVDFAIATEGLELFNDLIMMPCYRWNRCVVVPQGHPLTKLPKLTLEALAEYAIVTYVFGFTGRSKLDEAFSQRGLTPKVVFTAADADVIKTYVRLGLGVGIVAKMAVDTQLDTDLVVLDASELFEASVTKIGFRRGTFLRGFMCDFIERFAPHLTRDVLAKAVQCHNKAELEELFEGIDLPVH, from the coding sequence ATGAAGCTCCAGCAACTGCGCTACATTTGGGAGGTCGCCCACCACGATCTCAATGTGTCGGCCACAGCCCAAAGCCTCTATACATCGCAACCGGGGATCAGCAAGCAAATCCGCCTTCTTGAAGATGAATTGGGTGTCGAGGTTTTTGCTCGTAGTGGCAAACACCTGACCCGCATCACTCCGGCCGGTGAGCGCATCATTAACACTGCGGGTGAAATCCTGCGCAAAGTTGAAAGCATCAAACAGATCGCCCAAGAATTCTCTAACGAGAAGAAAGGCACACTGTCCATCGCCACCACCCATACACAGGCACGTTATGCGCTGCCTCCTGTTATCAGCAATTTCATTAAGCAATACCCGGACGTATCCCTGCACATGCACCAGGGAACACCGATGCAAATTTCTGAAATGGCCGCTGACGGCACTGTCGACTTCGCCATTGCCACAGAAGGCTTGGAGCTGTTCAACGACTTGATCATGATGCCCTGCTACCGCTGGAACCGCTGTGTTGTGGTCCCCCAAGGGCACCCGCTGACCAAATTGCCCAAACTGACTCTAGAAGCCTTGGCCGAATATGCCATCGTGACCTACGTATTCGGTTTCACCGGTCGCTCTAAATTGGATGAAGCCTTCAGCCAGCGCGGCCTGACTCCGAAGGTTGTCTTTACTGCTGCGGACGCTGACGTAATCAAAACTTATGTTCGTTTGGGCCTGGGTGTTGGGATCGTGGCTAAGATGGCAGTCGACACCCAACTCGACACAGACCTCGTCGTTCTAGATGCCAGCGAGCTGTTCGAAGCGAGCGTGACTAAGATTGGTTTTCGTCGCGGCACTTTCCTACGTGGCTTTATGTGCGACTTCATCGAGCGCTTTGCTCCTCACCTCACCCGCGATGTGTTGGCCAAGGCGGTGCAGTGCCACAACAAGGCAGAGCTTGAGGAGCTCTTTGAAGGCATTGATCTTCCGGTGCACTGA
- a CDS encoding ABC transporter permease: MSGYEQGSEFKANMVALYTIVVREIRRFTRIWPQTLLPPAITMVLYFVIFGNLIGSRIGDMGGFSYMEYIVPGLIMMSVITNSYGNVVSSFFGSKFQRSIEELMVSPVSPHVILCGYVIGGILRGLAVGLIVTLLSLFFTHLQVHHLGITALVVLLTAAIFSMGGFINAVFARNFDDISIVPTFVLTPLTYLGGVFYSITLLPQFWQTVSMANPVLHMVNAFRYGILGVSDIRIGVAIAFMMVASVVLYLICIRLLVGGRGMRQ; this comes from the coding sequence ATGAGTGGTTACGAGCAAGGTTCTGAGTTCAAAGCAAACATGGTTGCCTTGTATACGATTGTGGTGCGTGAAATTCGCCGTTTCACTCGTATCTGGCCACAAACGTTGCTGCCTCCAGCGATCACCATGGTGCTGTACTTTGTCATCTTCGGAAATCTGATTGGCAGTCGGATTGGCGATATGGGTGGCTTTAGCTACATGGAATACATTGTACCGGGGCTGATCATGATGTCGGTGATCACCAACTCATACGGTAACGTTGTGTCGAGTTTTTTCGGCAGCAAGTTCCAGCGTTCCATTGAGGAGTTGATGGTTTCCCCCGTTTCGCCTCATGTGATTCTTTGTGGCTATGTCATCGGTGGGATATTGCGCGGTCTGGCGGTCGGGCTGATTGTGACCTTACTGTCGCTGTTCTTTACTCACTTGCAAGTCCACCATTTAGGCATCACCGCGTTAGTGGTGCTGCTGACTGCGGCAATCTTCTCCATGGGCGGCTTCATCAATGCGGTATTTGCCCGCAATTTTGATGACATTTCCATTGTGCCGACCTTTGTCCTTACCCCGCTTACCTATCTGGGGGGGGTGTTTTACTCCATTACACTGCTGCCCCAGTTTTGGCAGACCGTGTCGATGGCTAACCCTGTACTACATATGGTTAATGCTTTCCGTTACGGCATTCTTGGTGTGTCGGATATCCGCATTGGCGTCGCAATCGCTTTCATGATGGTTGCCTCTGTTGTGCTGTACCTGATCTGTATCCGCTTGCTAGTTGGCGGCAGGGGTATGCGCCAATAA
- a CDS encoding ABC transporter ATP-binding protein encodes MSTALSIRQLTKTYNNGFQALHGIDLDVAEGDFFALLGPNGAGKSTTIGILSTLVTKSSGTVNVFGNDLDKQPLALKRCLGVVPQEFNFNQFEKPFDIVVTQAGYYGIPARIAKERAEQYLNQLGLWSKHNVPSRELSGGMKRRLMIARALVHQPRLLILDEPTAGVDIELRRSMWSFLTELNEQGITIILTTHYLEEAEQLCRNIGIIDHGRIVENTSMKELLKTLHVETFLLDLAEPLMAEPQLPGYPAKIIDAHTLEVQVEKTLGISELFRLLAAQNIQVLSMRNKSNRLEELFVSLVEKNLQKVAV; translated from the coding sequence ATGAGTACTGCTCTTTCCATCCGGCAGTTGACCAAAACTTACAACAATGGCTTTCAGGCGCTGCATGGCATTGATCTGGATGTTGCCGAAGGGGATTTCTTCGCTCTGCTTGGGCCTAATGGCGCCGGTAAATCCACCACAATTGGCATCCTCTCCACGTTGGTGACTAAAAGCAGTGGGACGGTCAATGTGTTCGGCAATGATCTGGATAAACAGCCGTTGGCGTTAAAACGTTGCCTGGGCGTTGTGCCGCAGGAGTTCAACTTTAATCAGTTTGAAAAACCCTTCGACATTGTCGTGACGCAGGCGGGTTATTACGGTATTCCGGCGCGGATTGCCAAGGAGCGAGCAGAGCAGTACCTGAACCAGTTGGGTTTGTGGAGCAAGCACAATGTTCCGTCCCGAGAGCTCTCCGGGGGGATGAAACGTCGCCTGATGATTGCGCGTGCCCTTGTCCATCAGCCGCGCTTATTGATACTTGATGAGCCTACTGCTGGCGTCGACATCGAGTTGCGCCGTTCCATGTGGAGTTTTCTCACTGAGCTGAATGAGCAGGGCATTACGATTATTTTAACGACGCATTATCTGGAAGAAGCTGAGCAGCTTTGCCGAAATATCGGCATCATCGATCACGGAAGAATTGTCGAAAATACCAGCATGAAGGAGTTGCTCAAAACCCTGCATGTCGAAACTTTCCTGCTCGATTTGGCTGAGCCATTGATGGCTGAACCCCAGCTGCCGGGCTATCCCGCCAAAATTATTGATGCTCACACACTTGAGGTTCAGGTGGAGAAAACGTTGGGCATCAGTGAGCTATTCCGCCTGCTGGCGGCACAGAATATTCAGGTTCTCAGCATGCGTAACAAATCCAACCGCCTTGAAGAGCTATTTGTGTCTCTGGTTGAGAAAAATCTTCAGAAGGTGGCGGTATGA
- a CDS encoding transglutaminase family protein, giving the protein MREYLEPSRFIDSDHPAVVEFAERARGASDEPLQQALNLYYAVRDGIRYNPYVFSRNEETLKASYAVLSGESYCVPKAALLSACARHCGIPARIGLADVRNHLSTPRLIELLRTEVFAMHGYSELFLEGCWVKATPAFNLSLCKLFKVEPLEFDGIHDSVFHAYNQEGQRYMEYLCDHGQFADLPVELFYKHLAHCYPHLFEDAFRLGDGDLASEVVRS; this is encoded by the coding sequence ATGCGTGAGTACCTTGAGCCCAGCCGATTCATTGATAGTGACCACCCGGCAGTAGTGGAGTTCGCCGAGCGTGCCCGAGGTGCGAGTGACGAGCCCCTGCAACAGGCGCTTAATCTCTACTACGCTGTGCGCGACGGAATACGCTACAACCCTTATGTATTCAGTCGGAATGAGGAAACCCTTAAAGCCAGCTACGCGGTATTAAGTGGTGAGAGCTATTGTGTGCCCAAGGCAGCGTTACTTTCGGCCTGTGCCCGCCACTGCGGAATACCTGCGCGCATTGGTCTGGCCGATGTGCGCAACCATCTTTCAACACCTCGCTTGATTGAGCTGTTACGCACTGAAGTGTTTGCCATGCACGGCTACAGCGAGTTGTTCCTAGAGGGGTGCTGGGTCAAGGCAACGCCCGCTTTCAACCTGAGCCTGTGTAAGTTATTTAAGGTTGAACCGCTCGAGTTTGACGGCATACACGACAGCGTTTTTCATGCCTATAACCAAGAGGGCCAGCGATACATGGAATACCTCTGTGATCATGGCCAGTTTGCAGACTTACCGGTTGAGCTTTTCTACAAGCATCTTGCCCACTGCTACCCGCATTTGTTTGAGGACGCCTTTCGCCTGGGAGATGGCGATTTGGCCAGTGAAGTGGTGAGGTCTTGA
- a CDS encoding acyl-CoA dehydrogenase has translation MLVLWLLVLLLGVAFLAHRRTPPLKAMAIVAGYLIVTALFSHTPGWLQLISWVLLAASALPLLLPQQRKRLFTQPLYNWFKRVLPPMSDTERDAIEAGTVWWDGELFSGRPNWNTLLNYPKAELTEEEQAFLDGPTEELCAMVSDWEIGQQLDLPPEAWEHIKTHGFFALIIPKEYGGKGFSAYAHSQVAMKLATRSGDLASTVMVPNSLGPAELLLHYGTDEQRNHYLPRLARGDDIPCFALTGPLAGSDAGAMPDTGVICKGQWQGEEVIGLRLNWEKRYITLGPVATLLGLAFKAYDPEHLLGDKEELGISLALVPTDTPGVEIGRRHLPLGAAFMNGPNSGKDVFIPLEYLIGGKDMLGKGWMMLMNCLSVGRSISLPAVGTGAAKFTSLTTGQYSEIREQFNVPLSAFEGIQEALARIGGNAWLMDSARILTANAVDLGEKPSVLSAILKYHLTERGRECISHAMDVHGGKGIIMGPNNYLGRSWQGAPIFITVEGANILSRNLMIFGQGAIRCHPFVLKEMSLATLEDQNQALEEFDQLLLEHIGFAISNAASSLLLSLGFGAFSKVPGDDVSRPYYRALNRLAAAFALLADTSMMILGGELKRRERLSARLGDVLSNLYLASAALKRYHDLGYPAHSQPLLRWALEESLSKAEQALEGLLHNFPNKPIGCALRLLVLPLGRMHKGPNDKLDAEVAAVLGRNAGDAALEEILAGCYRPKQETDAVGALQHAHNLLQESKALNRKLHKAIKSGEAAPKPEQSLIEAAQLAGVLSEQEAHALKQTEAARRRVIDVDDFSKEELSLHAGQVR, from the coding sequence ATGCTTGTTCTCTGGTTACTTGTACTGCTCTTAGGTGTCGCCTTTCTGGCACACCGACGCACGCCCCCACTTAAGGCAATGGCTATTGTGGCTGGCTATTTGATTGTGACAGCCCTCTTCAGCCACACTCCTGGCTGGCTACAACTGATTAGCTGGGTGCTGCTAGCTGCCAGTGCACTTCCCCTGCTGCTACCCCAACAGCGTAAACGCCTGTTCACACAGCCACTTTACAACTGGTTCAAACGCGTCCTTCCGCCCATGTCGGATACAGAGCGCGATGCTATCGAGGCTGGCACAGTCTGGTGGGATGGTGAGCTATTCAGCGGCCGTCCCAACTGGAATACCTTGCTGAACTACCCCAAGGCCGAGCTCACTGAAGAAGAACAAGCTTTTCTTGACGGGCCAACTGAAGAGCTCTGTGCAATGGTCAGCGACTGGGAAATCGGCCAGCAGCTGGATCTTCCTCCAGAAGCCTGGGAACACATTAAAACCCACGGTTTCTTCGCCCTGATCATTCCCAAGGAATACGGCGGCAAGGGGTTCTCGGCTTACGCACACTCTCAAGTTGCAATGAAGTTAGCCACCCGCTCCGGCGACCTAGCTTCGACTGTCATGGTGCCCAACTCACTGGGCCCGGCTGAGCTGCTGCTGCATTACGGTACCGACGAACAACGTAATCACTACCTGCCGCGCTTAGCCCGTGGCGACGATATCCCCTGCTTTGCCCTCACCGGCCCACTGGCTGGTTCTGACGCTGGCGCAATGCCCGATACCGGTGTCATCTGCAAAGGCCAATGGCAAGGTGAAGAAGTTATCGGCCTACGCCTTAACTGGGAGAAGCGTTATATCACCCTTGGACCGGTCGCCACGCTGCTAGGCCTGGCTTTCAAGGCCTATGACCCAGAACACCTGTTGGGCGACAAGGAAGAACTCGGCATCAGCCTAGCGCTGGTGCCAACTGATACTCCCGGCGTAGAAATTGGTCGCCGACATCTGCCGCTGGGTGCAGCGTTTATGAACGGGCCGAACTCCGGCAAGGATGTGTTCATCCCGCTGGAATACCTGATTGGCGGTAAAGATATGCTGGGCAAAGGCTGGATGATGCTGATGAATTGCCTGTCGGTTGGCCGCTCAATCTCTCTGCCAGCGGTGGGCACTGGCGCCGCCAAATTCACCAGCCTGACCACCGGCCAATACAGTGAGATCCGTGAGCAGTTCAATGTACCCCTGTCAGCGTTTGAAGGCATTCAGGAAGCTCTGGCGCGCATAGGCGGAAACGCCTGGCTGATGGACAGCGCCCGCATTCTCACCGCTAACGCGGTTGATTTGGGTGAGAAACCGTCCGTGCTCTCAGCGATCCTCAAATACCACCTAACAGAACGCGGCCGGGAGTGCATCAGCCACGCCATGGATGTGCACGGTGGCAAGGGCATCATCATGGGGCCAAACAACTACCTTGGCCGCTCGTGGCAAGGCGCGCCGATTTTTATCACGGTTGAAGGGGCGAATATTCTCTCCCGTAACCTGATGATCTTCGGCCAGGGTGCAATCCGTTGCCATCCTTTTGTACTTAAGGAAATGTCACTAGCCACCTTGGAGGATCAGAACCAAGCGCTGGAGGAGTTCGACCAGCTACTGCTGGAACATATCGGCTTCGCCATCAGTAATGCCGCCAGCAGCCTGCTGCTTAGCCTAGGTTTCGGTGCATTTAGCAAAGTACCGGGGGATGATGTCAGCCGCCCGTATTACCGCGCACTCAACCGCCTTGCTGCTGCTTTTGCGCTACTGGCAGATACCAGCATGATGATCTTGGGCGGCGAGCTGAAACGCCGCGAACGGCTCTCAGCTAGACTCGGTGATGTCCTGAGCAACCTTTACTTGGCCTCCGCCGCCCTTAAGCGTTACCACGACCTGGGCTATCCGGCACACTCACAACCGCTGCTACGCTGGGCACTAGAAGAGAGCCTCAGCAAGGCCGAACAGGCACTTGAAGGCCTACTGCATAACTTTCCAAACAAACCGATTGGCTGCGCCCTGCGCTTGCTCGTTCTACCTTTGGGACGCATGCACAAAGGGCCAAACGACAAACTGGATGCCGAAGTTGCCGCTGTGCTGGGCCGTAACGCCGGTGATGCTGCGCTAGAGGAAATACTTGCGGGCTGCTACCGCCCCAAACAGGAAACCGATGCAGTTGGTGCCTTGCAACACGCTCACAATCTTTTGCAGGAAAGCAAAGCGCTGAATCGCAAACTTCACAAAGCGATTAAATCCGGCGAAGCTGCACCGAAGCCAGAACAATCCCTCATCGAAGCGGCACAACTGGCAGGCGTTCTGAGCGAGCAGGAAGCTCACGCGCTGAAACAGACCGAAGCGGCTCGCCGCCGAGTGATTGATGTCGACGATTTCAGCAAAGAGGAGCTGAGTCTGCACGCAGGTCAGGTTCGCTGA
- a CDS encoding PA2817 family protein, with amino-acid sequence MANPHLEHHLSLLQHVRTILAALGEAEQILDDSHAMFLERFDELLADLPNDPDTSQYLGQDLISQIFQRYPQIAHLVPRDLLWFFGGDCLHFMPDEEIEMYQTLEERRFQAEENDEPFDWNMEKQLLAMPTEGSKH; translated from the coding sequence ATGGCCAACCCACACCTCGAACATCACCTTTCCCTGCTACAGCATGTGCGCACCATCCTGGCGGCCTTGGGTGAAGCCGAGCAGATTCTGGATGACAGCCACGCCATGTTCCTTGAGCGCTTTGATGAACTGCTCGCCGACCTGCCAAACGACCCGGACACGAGTCAGTATCTGGGCCAGGACTTGATCAGCCAGATTTTCCAACGCTATCCCCAGATTGCTCATCTGGTTCCACGGGATCTGCTTTGGTTCTTCGGCGGTGATTGCCTGCACTTTATGCCGGACGAAGAAATCGAGATGTACCAGACGCTCGAAGAACGCCGTTTCCAGGCAGAAGAAAACGACGAGCCTTTCGACTGGAACATGGAAAAACAACTGCTGGCTATGCCAACTGAAGGCAGTAAGCATTGA